A section of the Schistosoma haematobium chromosome ZW, whole genome shotgun sequence genome encodes:
- a CDS encoding hypothetical protein (EggNog:ENOG410V7TD~COG:F): MPYKRNPIRSERACSLARYLMHISTSMVSTASVQWLERSLDDSAIRRIVLPEAFLAADACLTLLQNIAEGLIVYPMVMEANLNSELPFLVVERILVKMVSEGAANRQECHERLRKHSHEAAAEIKLKGLKNSLMDKLLNDDYFTPIHSLLPNLLDPSYMIGRAVEQVEVFLDTEVDPAIHSYKDSLALNSNITI; encoded by the exons ATGCCATATAAACGTAATCCTATTCGTTCAGAAAGAGCATGTTCTTTAGCACGTTATCTAATGCATATATCGACTTCCATGGTTTCTACAGCATCTGTTCAGTGGCTTGAACGTTCATTAGATGATTCAGCTATTCGTAGGATTGTTCTCCCAGAAGCTTTTCTTGCAGCCGATGCATGTCTTACTTTGCTACAAAACATAGCTGAAGGATTAATAGTGTACCCAATG GTGATGGAAGCTAATTTAAATTCTGAACTTCCTTTCCTCGTTGTTGAACGTATTTTGGTCAAAATGGTGTCTGAAGGCGCAGCCAACCGTCAGGAATGCCATGAACGCCTTCGTAAGCATAGTCATGAAGCTGCTGCAGAAATTAAATTAAAGGGTTTAAAAAATAGTCTCATGGATAAGTTACTCAACGATGATTATTTTACCCCGATACATTCGTTACTTCCAAATTTATTAGATCCATCTTATATGATCGGTCGTGCTGTTGAACAG GTGGAAGTATTCTTAGACACTGAAGTTGACCCAGCAATTCACTCATACAAAGATTCTTTAGCATTGAACAGTAATATCACAATTTGA
- a CDS encoding hypothetical protein (EggNog:ENOG410V7TD~COG:F~BUSCO:EOG091G06S3), with the protein MDEFEEYRNPLTKRYASREMVCNFGEKRKVILWRQLWIWLAETQKELGFDITDEQIDEMKSQRDLVDFGTAAAEEKARRHDVMAHVYTFALACPKAAPIIHLGATSCFVGDNADLIMLKDGLNILLPKVARCIDRLAKKAMLHKSLICLARTHLQPAQPTTMGRRICMWIQDLLLDLENLERLKNHTIRFRGAKGAVGTQASFMDLFQGDHQKVIKLDEILTQKSGFQRSWCVTGQTYPRKVDSEISNVLSNIGATVHKICTDIRLLSSFHEVEEPFETKQIGSSAMPYKRNPIRSERACSLARYLMHISTSMVSTASVQWLERSLDDSAIRRIVLPEAFLAADACLTLLQNIAEGLIVYPMVMEANLNSELPFLVVERILVKMVSEGAANRQECHERLRKHSHEAAAEIKLKGLKNSLMDKLLNDDYFTPIHSLLPNLLDPSYMIGRAVEQVEVFLDTEVDPAIHSYKDSLALNSNITI; encoded by the exons ATGGATGAATTCGAGGAGTACAG AAATCCACTTACTAAGAGATATGCAAGCCGTGAAATGGTGTGCAATTTCGGAGAAAAGCGAAAAGTAATCCTCTGGCGTCAACTGTGGATATGGTTAGCAGAAACACAAAAAGAGTTGGGATTCGATATCACAG ACGAACAGATTGATGAAATGAAAAGTCAAAGGGATTTAGTCGATTTCGGGACTGCCGCAGCTGAAGAAAAGGCTCGGCGACATGACGTGATGGCGCATGTATACACTTTTGCTTTAGCTTGTCCAAAAGCTGCACCAATCATTCACCTCG GTGCAACATCATGTTTTGTTGGTGATAATGCCGATTTAATCATGCTTAAGGATGGTTTAAATATACTTTTACCGAAGGTTGCTAGATGTATTGACCGGTTAGCTAAAAAAGCTATGTTGCACAAGAGTTTAATATGCCTCGCTCGCACCCATTTGCAGCCCGCTCAACCTACTACAATGGGTCGTAGAATATGTATGTGGATACAAGATTTGTTATTAGATTTAGAGAATCTAGAAAGGTTGAAGAACCACACAATTCGTTTTCGTGGTGCTAAGGGTGCAGTAGGAACCCAAGCATCTTTTATGGATCTATTTCAAGGTGATCATCAAAAG GTTATCAAATTGGACGAAATCTTAACCCAAAAGTCTGGATTCCAGCGTTCCTGGTGTGTAACTGGTCAAACTTATCCAAGAAAAGTAGACAGTGAGATCTCTAACGTGTTGTCGAATATAGGTGCAACTGTTCATAAAATATGCACCGATATACGACTGCTGAGTAGTTTTCACGAAGTTGAGGAACCTTTTGAAACCAAACAA ATCGGTTCAAGTGCAATGCCATATAAACGTAATCCTATTCGTTCAGAAAGAGCATGTTCTTTAGCACGTTATCTAATGCATATATCGACTTCCATGGTTTCTACAGCATCTGTTCAGTGGCTTGAACGTTCATTAGATGATTCAGCTATTCGTAGGATTGTTCTCCCAGAAGCTTTTCTTGCAGCCGATGCATGTCTTACTTTGCTACAAAACATAGCTGAAGGATTAATAGTGTACCCAATG GTGATGGAAGCTAATTTAAATTCTGAACTTCCTTTCCTCGTTGTTGAACGTATTTTGGTCAAAATGGTGTCTGAAGGCGCAGCCAACCGTCAGGAATGCCATGAACGCCTTCGTAAGCATAGTCATGAAGCTGCTGCAGAAATTAAATTAAAGGGTTTAAAAAATAGTCTCATGGATAAGTTACTCAACGATGATTATTTTACCCCGATACATTCGTTACTTCCAAATTTATTAGATCCATCTTATATGATCGGTCGTGCTGTTGAACAG GTGGAAGTATTCTTAGACACTGAAGTTGACCCAGCAATTCACTCATACAAAGATTCTTTAGCATTGAACAGTAATATCACAATTTGA
- a CDS encoding hypothetical protein (EggNog:ENOG410VGNY~COG:S): MVSQQLLIGKLASYGVQNPLLVRFDSFISDQHQIVKINSSLSNAAPVRSGVIQGIVLGPLPFLVFINDICESFCVRKPLLYADDLKVVYSFSPHELKNMQNCISMELNKVAQWCLKWQLELNTVKCGWICFGDTSLNLDLTINGEVLSRLHTVVDLGLRYSEDLSFTEQILKQTSKSQRLIGYITRNLYNTESCILMYKVCVRPLLEYCTFIVSSAHIKDKLKLESVHGRFTLRILGADCTLTYNSRCNKLGLDPLWKTRPNLNLIFLFKLLNKLSFTSNHVIQYAETSHYDIRNSVALVKQTYSKSSLHMNYVTCKFSRLWNNLPQSIHTIKPLPLFFRCIDPFNVLAPVSVSHTASDIIGTLNV; the protein is encoded by the coding sequence ATGGTTAGCCAACAACTTCTTATAGGTAAACTCGCATCTTATGGGGTTCAAAATCCCTTGCTGGTTCGGTTTGATTCCTTTATCAGCGATCaacatcaaatagttaaaattaactcttcattgtctaacgctgcccctgttagaagtggtgtaatacaaggtatTGTCTTAGGCCCTTTGccctttttagtgtttatcaatgatatttgtgaaagtttttgtgtccgtaagccccttctatacgcagatgatcttaaagtagtatattcattttctccacatgagctgaaaaatatgcaaaattgcatcagcatggagcttaacaaggtagcacagtggtgcttaaaatggcaactggagcttaatacggttaaatgtggatggatatgcttcggcgatacatcactcaacctagaccTTACCATAAATGGggaagtgttatctaggttacatacagtagtagacttaggacttagatatTCCGAAGACTTAtcgtttacagaacagatattgaaacagacctctaagtctcaacgtctaataggttacataactcgaaatctttacaacactgagtcatgtattttaatgtacaaagtttgtgtcCGACCActtctagaatattgcacgtttattGTTAGCAGTGCGcacataaaggataaattaaagCTGGAATCGGTACAtggacgatttacacttcgtattcttggagctgattgtaccttaacttataattctagatgtaataaacttgggctagaccctttatggaagaCGAGACCCAATCTAAATCTTATCTTTctcttcaaactacttaataaactatcctttacatccaatcacgtgattcaatatgcagaaacttctcattatgacatccgtaattccgtggcactagtgaaacaaacttattctaaatcatctcttcaTATGAATTACgtcacctgtaaattttctagactctggaataacctaccacaatctatccatACGATAAAACCACTCCCATTATTTTTTCGCTGTATCGATCCATTTaatgttctagcacctgtaagtgtatctcataccgcaagtgatattataggaactttaaatgtttag